The genomic stretch CCTTCAACCTCGGCCCGTAACGCATCGAAGAATCCCATAACGGCATGCTTCGCGGCACAATAGCCGGTACGCATGGGGGCGCCGACTTTACCGGCGACGCTGGAGGTCACGGCGAGGTGGCCGGAGCCACGCTCGAGCATATGGGGAAGCACCGCTTTGGTCAGGGCAATCTGACCCATGACATCCACATCCATCAGTTTCTGGTAGACCGACATGTCTGTGTCCTTGCACAGGGACCGTTGCGAAACGCCGGCGTTGTTCACCAGCAGATCGATGGTACCGAACTGAGCCAGGACCGCCTCAACCTTGCCCGGAAGTGAATCCCAGTCGGTAACGTCCAGTGGGAGTACCAGTACCTGCCCGGTTCCTGTCCCGGCGGCAGCCCGGCAACGTTCGGCAACACGCTCCAACTCATCT from Marinobacter adhaerens HP15 encodes the following:
- a CDS encoding SDR family oxidoreductase codes for the protein MSAKTVWITGASSGIGEALALQFAKNGDRLVLSARREDELERVAERCRAAAGTGTGQVLVLPLDVTDWDSLPGKVEAVLAQFGTIDLLVNNAGVSQRSLCKDTDMSVYQKLMDVDVMGQIALTKAVLPHMLERGSGHLAVTSSVAGKVGAPMRTGYCAAKHAVMGFFDALRAEVEGQGVSVSTITPGFIRTDISRNALAGDGSAYGKEDEDIAGGMDVTECAEVVFKGLEAKKREIPVGKGKEMAALWIKRISPEALFRMARARS